A window from Candidatus Nitrospira neomarina encodes these proteins:
- the rpoN gene encoding RNA polymerase factor sigma-54, which produces MDLRLDLRLSQKLVMTPQLQQAIKLLQLSRLELQQVLAQHLVENPLLEDLALESLDEEASVGEEPSERAKESDAESEASGEGTEIQPTVKEGEPLSSEEWDNILGNDWRPAQRDEAYSGEEEFPSYEQTLTKPTSLEEHLDWQLRLSSLAGDDRDIGRMIIGNLDEDGYMRVPLPELAEDAKCSVEHVEEVLRQIQQFDPPGVAARDLAECLLIQLDHLQHDETEFTSHLHTTVPMNVVAAILKDHLVDLQKKRYQSVAKTLNVTLDEVYEAVRVIESLEPKPGRPYFSDSNSIIIPDVYVVKYEGEWVVLLNDDGLPRLRISPYYRRLLSHSGEDAGNTKNYLEEKLKGAQWIIRSIDQRNKTIVKVVKSLVKFQEAFLEKGVQYLRPLVLKQVAEDVGMHESTISRVTTNKYLHCPQGILELKFFFNAGIQRADNRGEDMSSVTVREMIREMVAQEDAANPLKDQEIVSRLRHKNILIARRTVAKYRAELHIASASQRKRIPT; this is translated from the coding sequence ATGGATCTTCGGTTAGACCTTCGGTTATCTCAAAAGTTGGTGATGACCCCACAACTGCAACAAGCGATTAAGCTGTTGCAACTCTCTCGTTTAGAGCTTCAGCAGGTGTTGGCTCAACACTTAGTAGAAAATCCTCTTTTAGAAGATTTGGCATTGGAATCCCTGGATGAAGAAGCCTCGGTGGGGGAGGAGCCTTCAGAGCGGGCGAAAGAGTCTGATGCCGAAAGTGAGGCTTCAGGTGAGGGCACAGAAATTCAACCCACCGTCAAGGAAGGTGAGCCATTGTCCTCCGAAGAGTGGGACAATATTTTAGGCAATGACTGGCGGCCTGCTCAGCGGGATGAAGCTTATTCGGGCGAAGAAGAATTTCCTTCATATGAGCAAACGCTTACCAAACCGACTTCTCTTGAAGAGCATCTGGATTGGCAACTCCGTCTCTCTTCTCTCGCAGGGGATGACCGGGACATTGGCAGAATGATTATTGGCAATTTGGATGAAGACGGGTATATGCGGGTGCCTCTTCCCGAATTAGCTGAGGACGCCAAATGCTCAGTTGAACATGTTGAAGAGGTGCTCCGTCAGATTCAGCAATTTGATCCTCCAGGTGTTGCGGCACGGGATTTAGCAGAATGTTTATTGATCCAACTGGATCATCTACAACATGATGAGACCGAATTCACCTCTCATCTGCATACGACGGTACCGATGAATGTGGTGGCTGCTATTTTGAAAGATCATTTAGTCGATCTTCAGAAAAAACGGTATCAGTCAGTGGCCAAAACATTGAACGTGACTTTGGATGAAGTCTATGAAGCTGTTCGGGTGATAGAGAGTCTAGAGCCGAAGCCAGGGCGCCCCTATTTTTCGGATAGTAACTCGATTATTATTCCGGATGTCTACGTCGTCAAGTATGAAGGGGAGTGGGTCGTGCTGTTGAATGATGATGGTCTCCCTCGATTGAGGATTAGTCCGTATTATCGGAGACTCCTTTCCCATTCAGGAGAAGATGCTGGGAACACGAAAAACTATCTTGAGGAGAAATTGAAAGGCGCACAATGGATTATCCGGAGCATTGATCAGCGTAACAAAACGATTGTGAAAGTCGTCAAGAGCCTTGTGAAGTTTCAAGAAGCGTTTTTGGAAAAAGGGGTTCAGTATCTTCGGCCATTAGTTTTGAAGCAGGTGGCCGAAGATGTGGGTATGCATGAGTCAACAATAAGCCGGGTGACGACCAATAAATATTTGCATTGCCCTCAGGGAATTCTTGAACTGAAATTCTTTTTTAATGCAGGGATTCAAAGGGCTGACAACCGTGGAGAGGATATGTCCTCTGTGACTGTTCGAGAGATGATTCGGGAGATGGTGGCACAAGAAGATGCAGCCAATCCGTTGAAAGATCAGGAAATCGTCTCCAGGCTCCGTCATAAAAATATCTTAATTGCTCGTCGAACTGTAGCGAAATATCGAGCTGAATTACATATTGCTTCTGCTAGCCAACGAAAGCGAATACCCACGTAA
- the aroC gene encoding chorismate synthase: MLRYLNAGESHGRGLMAVVEGVPSGLPVTAEGINVDLIRRQGGYGRGGRMRIEKDRIEFICGVRKGKTLGNPLGLLIWNKDWENWKDIMASEPGPPSTERVVTRPRPGHADLVGAIKYGHSDIRNVLEKASARETAIRVAIGGVAKSLLAEFDMRVVSYTMDIGGVTAPSPNDPLMAYEHAEQSEVRCHDPETAKKMIEQIRAAKHKGDSLGGIFEVVVTNVPIGLGTYAQWDRRLSARLAFAAMSIQAMKGVEIGMGFESARRFGSEVHDDIYFDKATGQFTRKSNNAGGLEGGITNGQPIILRVAMKPIATLYTPKDSVDIETKEPFEATVERSDICTVPAAGVVGEAVIAYEMANALIEKFGGDTLDEMKRNFEAYQEYVRTF; encoded by the coding sequence ATGTTGCGATATTTGAATGCGGGGGAATCTCATGGAAGAGGTCTAATGGCTGTGGTAGAAGGGGTTCCGTCTGGATTACCGGTCACGGCCGAAGGGATTAATGTGGATTTGATTCGCCGACAGGGGGGATATGGGCGTGGAGGTCGGATGCGAATTGAAAAGGACCGGATTGAATTTATTTGTGGAGTTCGAAAAGGGAAAACGTTGGGAAATCCGCTAGGACTGTTGATCTGGAATAAGGATTGGGAAAACTGGAAAGACATCATGGCGTCCGAACCTGGTCCCCCTTCCACTGAACGAGTGGTGACTCGTCCACGGCCGGGTCATGCAGATTTGGTTGGAGCCATCAAATATGGTCATAGCGATATCCGCAATGTGCTGGAAAAGGCCAGTGCCAGAGAAACAGCGATTAGGGTGGCCATTGGTGGCGTGGCAAAATCGTTGCTAGCCGAGTTTGACATGCGAGTGGTCAGTTATACGATGGACATTGGAGGGGTTACGGCTCCCAGTCCGAATGATCCGTTGATGGCGTATGAACATGCAGAACAATCTGAGGTGCGATGCCATGACCCTGAGACGGCCAAAAAAATGATTGAACAGATTCGGGCAGCCAAGCATAAAGGAGATTCCTTAGGCGGCATTTTTGAGGTTGTGGTTACGAACGTACCGATCGGGCTGGGGACCTATGCTCAATGGGATCGGCGCCTAAGTGCTCGCTTGGCATTTGCTGCGATGAGTATTCAAGCGATGAAGGGCGTAGAAATTGGAATGGGATTTGAGTCGGCCCGCCGTTTTGGATCTGAAGTGCATGACGATATTTATTTCGACAAAGCCACAGGACAATTTACCAGAAAATCGAACAATGCCGGTGGGTTGGAAGGCGGCATTACGAATGGGCAACCGATTATTCTACGAGTGGCCATGAAACCCATCGCGACTCTCTATACTCCCAAAGACAGCGTGGACATCGAAACAAAAGAACCGTTTGAGGCCACGGTGGAGCGCTCAGATATTTGTACTGTTCCGGCTGCCGGCGTCGTGGGCGAAGCCGTGATTGCCTATGAAATGGCCAATGCCCTGATTGAAAAATTTGGTGGAGATACGTTGGATGAAATGAAAAGAAACTTTGAGGCTTATCAAGAGTATGTCCGCACGTTTTAA
- a CDS encoding GAF domain-containing protein, translated as MASIRPSTMEDLKHLVRERTREVQILHRISESISSTLELETVLKQIVEVVVEVTKGDACLLYLISETTDELILRASKNPHPRLIGRISIGLGEGITGWVAREKIPVVIPRNASDDARFKFFHRLPEDRYQAFVSVPITSKGKMVGVINVQHKRSKRYAEETLALLLTIANQVGGAIANARLYDDMRQKARRLETLSQVSETVASNRLIEDVLQLIVTMTAQLMNSKICSIMLVDQESGELRIAATQSLSDAYRRKPPLKVGQSMSGRAVQDHHPVYVPDVKAEDGYFYRDLAKQEGLHSLLSIPMLMKENPIGVINVYTSSYHAFSDEEITTLQAIANQSAVAIEHTRLMEKSFEMQEALEVRKLVERAKGFLMASRGLSEPEAFRLMQRQSMNLRKSMREIADAIILAEELQRATQ; from the coding sequence ATGGCTTCGATCCGTCCTTCGACTATGGAAGACCTCAAGCACCTTGTTCGGGAGCGGACCCGTGAAGTGCAGATTCTTCACCGAATTAGCGAATCCATCAGTAGTACTTTGGAGCTGGAAACGGTATTAAAGCAAATCGTGGAAGTGGTGGTGGAGGTGACGAAGGGGGATGCCTGTCTATTGTATTTGATCTCTGAAACAACAGACGAGCTTATTTTACGTGCATCGAAAAATCCTCATCCCCGTCTTATCGGGAGGATATCCATCGGTTTGGGAGAAGGGATTACCGGCTGGGTGGCACGGGAAAAAATTCCCGTGGTGATTCCTCGCAATGCAAGTGATGACGCCAGATTTAAGTTTTTTCATCGTCTGCCGGAAGATCGCTATCAGGCGTTTGTGTCAGTTCCCATTACGAGTAAGGGGAAAATGGTCGGTGTCATTAATGTTCAACATAAGCGGTCAAAGCGGTATGCTGAAGAGACGCTCGCGCTCTTACTGACCATTGCTAATCAAGTCGGCGGGGCCATTGCCAATGCCAGATTGTACGATGATATGCGACAAAAAGCGCGTCGACTTGAAACGCTTTCCCAAGTATCGGAAACGGTGGCTTCGAATCGACTGATAGAGGATGTGCTGCAATTAATTGTCACCATGACCGCTCAGCTGATGAATTCAAAAATTTGCTCGATCATGCTTGTCGACCAGGAGTCTGGGGAATTACGTATTGCAGCCACTCAAAGCCTGAGTGATGCGTACCGGAGGAAGCCACCGTTGAAGGTTGGGCAGAGCATGAGCGGCCGAGCGGTGCAGGATCACCATCCGGTGTATGTCCCGGATGTGAAGGCAGAAGATGGGTATTTTTATCGGGATTTGGCGAAACAGGAAGGATTGCATTCTTTATTGTCCATTCCCATGCTCATGAAGGAAAATCCGATTGGGGTTATTAATGTATACACTTCCAGTTATCATGCGTTTTCAGATGAAGAGATTACCACGCTTCAAGCCATTGCGAATCAATCTGCCGTCGCCATTGAGCACACTCGGCTTATGGAAAAGTCGTTTGAGATGCAAGAGGCTCTAGAAGTGCGAAAATTGGTAGAGCGTGCCAAAGGGTTTTTAATGGCGTCTAGGGGATTGTCAGAGCCTGAAGCCTTTCGTCTTATGCAACGACAAAGCATGAATCTTCGGAAATCCATGAGAGAAATTGCCGATGCGATTATTCTCGCGGAGGAACTTCAACGGGCGACACAATAA
- the aroB gene encoding 3-dehydroquinate synthase: protein MKTSEFSKHVPVSLGDRSYQVLIQPQILPQIGRVLQDVGLSGRVAIVTNPVVNELYGRVVSRALKRCGFSPFLVVIPDGEKAKSMYWLSKILDELVTQRLERQEIVLALGGGVVGDVAGFAASVYLRGVSFVQVPTTLVAQVDSSVGGKTGVNHPMGKNLIGAFYQPRVVVIDPQTLQSLPKREWVAGLAEVIKYGMIADPKFFEYLEQHVDDLREQAEDVIPTVIRRCCEIKAEVVGGDERESGRRRILNYGHTVGHALETWGRYRTWIHGEAVGIGMVQEAAMAHFLGLCTKELVERQRDLIQDVGLPVAMPSMTFLDLWGAMQHDKKVVKGQINCVVPTTIGKVKVVPLVRQRIRQWFTASQSSRGKRLEPVPQAVSRPHLSKKK, encoded by the coding sequence ATGAAGACCTCTGAATTCTCGAAACATGTTCCGGTTTCATTGGGAGATCGGAGTTATCAAGTCCTCATTCAACCTCAAATTCTGCCTCAAATAGGCCGTGTGCTTCAGGATGTTGGATTGTCAGGACGAGTTGCCATTGTGACCAATCCAGTCGTCAATGAACTCTATGGGCGGGTAGTTTCCCGTGCCTTAAAGCGGTGTGGATTTTCTCCATTTCTTGTGGTGATACCCGATGGAGAAAAGGCCAAATCCATGTATTGGCTGTCAAAAATACTGGATGAACTGGTTACCCAACGACTTGAACGCCAGGAAATTGTGTTAGCGTTAGGTGGAGGGGTCGTGGGAGATGTGGCGGGTTTTGCCGCCTCTGTTTATCTGCGAGGTGTTTCGTTTGTCCAAGTGCCGACGACATTGGTGGCTCAAGTAGATTCAAGTGTGGGTGGGAAAACAGGGGTGAACCATCCAATGGGGAAAAATTTGATCGGGGCGTTTTATCAGCCACGTGTTGTGGTTATTGACCCGCAGACTTTGCAATCTTTACCAAAACGTGAATGGGTAGCAGGGTTAGCGGAGGTGATTAAGTATGGCATGATTGCGGATCCGAAGTTTTTTGAATATTTAGAACAACACGTGGATGACCTACGTGAACAAGCAGAGGATGTCATCCCGACCGTCATTCGGCGGTGTTGTGAAATTAAAGCCGAAGTCGTGGGTGGAGATGAACGGGAATCGGGACGCAGACGCATTTTAAATTATGGCCACACCGTAGGCCATGCACTGGAAACCTGGGGTCGTTATAGAACATGGATTCATGGAGAAGCGGTGGGAATTGGCATGGTGCAGGAAGCCGCCATGGCACATTTTTTAGGGTTGTGTACGAAGGAGCTGGTTGAGCGGCAACGCGACTTGATTCAGGATGTTGGGTTACCCGTTGCCATGCCTTCCATGACTTTTCTGGATCTCTGGGGGGCCATGCAACACGACAAAAAGGTCGTAAAGGGTCAAATCAATTGCGTGGTACCCACCACAATCGGGAAGGTCAAGGTCGTTCCCCTGGTTCGACAACGTATTCGCCAATGGTTTACTGCGAGTCAGTCCTCTCGTGGGAAACGATTGGAGCCTGTTCCACAGGCAGTGAGCCGTCCACATCTATCCAAGAAAAAATAA
- the pilM gene encoding pilus assembly protein PilM, with amino-acid sequence MDVGSRVLKAVTLQPGHTSPILKGIVFESLPFTPNPNSQTDLEDDRQLVQFLRRQLSPFPRAVGITVSSPHVLLKRLALPYMSEKDLREHLALELDRYIPLDVQGAVWDVYRHKDSDALDNEKVQTFLVVAKKEFIEARMRQFEGQGMHVHFVDVDAFSLVNMVAYNYGHDGTWMIIHLGPTGILSVMMEKGRLVHMHQVSYEVEWYGDLLDRVQAAAWADDGLKLGASETLLLEQFFKETIQQVIESIKYASEGTDMGVVQGVMLSGGYSMLEGLQSRLADSLHVSVTLVDPFKKIKVPQEMQQDSCFQKALPLFGVAVGAALRGAIPHD; translated from the coding sequence GTGGATGTAGGGTCTCGAGTGTTGAAGGCGGTGACTCTACAGCCGGGCCATACCTCCCCTATCCTAAAGGGTATTGTGTTTGAATCGCTTCCCTTTACACCTAATCCAAATTCTCAAACAGATCTTGAGGATGACCGACAACTAGTCCAATTTCTTCGAAGACAGTTATCCCCTTTTCCCCGTGCGGTGGGGATTACGGTTTCGAGTCCCCACGTCTTGTTAAAGAGACTGGCACTTCCCTATATGTCGGAAAAGGATCTTCGAGAACACCTAGCTTTGGAGCTTGACCGGTATATTCCGCTTGATGTTCAAGGTGCGGTTTGGGACGTGTATCGACACAAAGATTCTGATGCCCTGGACAACGAAAAAGTTCAGACATTTCTCGTCGTAGCAAAAAAAGAATTCATAGAGGCGCGAATGCGGCAATTTGAAGGGCAAGGGATGCACGTCCATTTTGTCGATGTGGATGCCTTTTCACTGGTGAATATGGTTGCTTACAACTATGGCCATGACGGAACGTGGATGATTATTCATCTAGGACCAACCGGCATTCTCTCGGTGATGATGGAAAAGGGGCGTCTTGTGCATATGCATCAAGTATCCTACGAGGTCGAGTGGTATGGAGACCTGCTTGACAGGGTGCAAGCGGCTGCATGGGCGGATGATGGTCTTAAGTTAGGTGCCTCGGAAACTCTACTTCTTGAACAATTTTTCAAGGAAACGATTCAGCAGGTCATCGAAAGTATCAAGTATGCTTCAGAAGGAACTGACATGGGAGTGGTGCAGGGCGTGATGCTGTCAGGAGGATATTCGATGCTGGAGGGACTTCAATCGAGACTCGCTGATTCATTGCACGTCTCTGTAACCCTGGTTGACCCGTTTAAAAAAATCAAAGTCCCTCAGGAGATGCAACAGGATTCTTGCTTTCAAAAAGCTTTGCCGTTATTTGGTGTTGCGGTTGGAGCGGCATTGCGTGGGGCAATCCCTCATGATTGA
- the rapZ gene encoding RNase adapter RapZ — protein MPDDCESVMMPKEIPESSLKSDPLPLQLMMVTGTSGSGKTQALKCLEDLGFFCVDNLPPALFQKFTELCVQPDKDVKKVALGIDIRERAFFEDLLSNLEALQSDGCHVELLFLEAQDDILVRRFSESRRPHPLLPHRPIIEGIQLERERLQSLRARAHRVLDTSEFSVHDLKAWIIKHYRERGEGQSLKISFMSFGYKFGVPFDVDMVFDVRFLRNPHFVPDLQPLTGEHPDIQRFVLDTREAKVFLEHLKELFTFLLPLFEREQRSYVTVAFGCTGGRHRSVAIVLSMKDTLKTLGYDVTIHHREISKEATPG, from the coding sequence ATGCCCGATGATTGTGAAAGCGTCATGATGCCGAAGGAAATACCTGAATCTTCTTTGAAAAGCGATCCGTTGCCTCTTCAATTGATGATGGTGACGGGGACATCGGGATCTGGCAAGACCCAAGCTTTGAAGTGTTTGGAAGATTTAGGCTTTTTCTGTGTTGATAATCTTCCGCCGGCCTTATTTCAAAAATTCACTGAATTGTGTGTCCAGCCAGACAAAGACGTGAAGAAGGTGGCCTTGGGAATTGATATTCGTGAGCGGGCTTTTTTTGAAGATTTATTGAGCAATCTTGAAGCCTTGCAAAGTGATGGCTGTCACGTTGAATTGCTCTTTTTAGAGGCACAGGATGATATATTAGTCAGGCGTTTTTCTGAATCACGGCGCCCGCATCCTTTACTCCCACATCGGCCGATTATTGAGGGAATTCAATTAGAGCGTGAACGGTTACAAAGCCTTCGGGCTAGAGCCCATCGCGTCCTGGATACGTCAGAATTTTCCGTCCACGACCTTAAAGCCTGGATCATTAAACATTATCGAGAACGGGGTGAAGGACAATCCCTGAAAATTAGTTTCATGAGTTTTGGCTATAAATTCGGGGTGCCCTTCGATGTGGACATGGTATTTGATGTTCGATTTCTTCGCAATCCTCATTTCGTGCCTGACCTTCAGCCATTAACGGGGGAACACCCCGATATTCAACGCTTTGTCTTGGACACGAGGGAAGCTAAGGTTTTTCTCGAGCACTTGAAGGAATTATTTACTTTTTTGTTGCCATTGTTCGAAAGGGAACAACGAAGTTATGTCACCGTTGCTTTCGGGTGTACGGGCGGGCGGCATCGTTCGGTGGCGATCGTCCTAAGCATGAAAGATACTTTGAAAACATTGGGCTATGACGTCACGATTCACCATCGAGAAATTTCAAAAGAGGCTACACCAGGGTAG
- the pilO gene encoding type 4a pilus biogenesis protein PilO, which translates to MNNSIKQLQEEVSRLAQESRGLTKKTQSLNTIEKEVNSLRDDLATRIQQFPENIESRIFRRDVIEIAKRRNVTVRVWKPERPLTELPHSEFSIPIALRVEGNFQGTVQFLDDLRQLAWVERIPSITLAGRPDNEHSPLVSTNLVMHGLTPLGIEHVQQLLKT; encoded by the coding sequence ATGAATAACTCAATTAAGCAGTTGCAGGAGGAAGTTTCTCGTCTAGCTCAGGAGAGTCGAGGACTCACCAAAAAAACACAATCACTGAATACTATAGAGAAGGAAGTCAACAGCTTGCGTGATGATTTAGCCACTCGAATTCAACAATTTCCTGAAAATATTGAATCAAGGATTTTTCGAAGGGATGTCATCGAAATTGCGAAACGAAGGAATGTGACTGTTCGGGTGTGGAAACCTGAACGTCCTTTGACCGAGCTTCCGCATTCTGAATTTTCGATACCCATTGCCCTTAGAGTAGAAGGGAATTTCCAGGGGACCGTTCAATTTTTGGATGACTTGCGACAGCTTGCATGGGTGGAACGTATTCCTTCCATTACCCTGGCCGGAAGGCCAGACAACGAGCATTCACCTCTCGTCAGCACGAATCTGGTGATGCACGGGTTAACTCCCTTAGGTATTGAACATGTTCAGCAGCTGCTTAAAACTTAA
- a CDS encoding NAD+ synthase — MMIRLAMVQMNAVVGDLEGNTRTICGWIREARKAKADVVVFPELAVCGYPPEDLLLMPKFLFDISRMRDRIIKVTTGIMAVVGSVTESDRPAQPPLQDHGQNRRKPLNAAWVLVNGQVKRSYAKCKLPNYGVFDEERYFQPGRTSPVYCLGPLRIGINICEDIWFADGPASQQAAYGGAHLVLNINASPYHVGKTHNRERMLAIRAKANNVMVSYTNMVGGQDELVFDGNSLVMDSTGVVLSRAKAFEEDLLLTDLQIPSTRTGKSKGPGKALKIDGEDIRVPMIRMGWTPRWPKSGAPCVRRLTPVIGELEEIYRALVLGVRDYVKKNAFSRVLVGISGGIDSALTALIARDALGASNVMGVMMPSPYTSRESRVDARQLGKKLGIEMRHLSITRVFKALLGVLDKSFQGSQADSTEENLQARIRGTLLMALSNKFGYLVLTTGNKSEMSVGYATLYGDMAGGFAVIKDIPKTKVYELSRWRSEYRGSNFDRVIIPERIQVRAPSAELRPDQTDQDTLPPYPVLDAILQAYVEDNESMGRIVKMGYDSHIVRTVMGMVDRSEYKRRQAPVGIKITSRALGKDRRMPITNRYFSGA; from the coding sequence ATGATGATTCGATTAGCGATGGTGCAGATGAATGCGGTGGTTGGGGATTTGGAGGGGAATACCCGCACCATTTGCGGATGGATTCGGGAGGCGAGGAAAGCCAAAGCCGATGTGGTGGTCTTTCCAGAATTGGCTGTGTGTGGGTATCCTCCAGAAGATCTGCTCCTCATGCCGAAGTTTTTATTCGATATTAGTCGGATGCGGGACCGTATTATCAAAGTCACGACGGGGATTATGGCTGTAGTGGGAAGCGTGACGGAGTCCGACCGTCCTGCTCAACCTCCCCTCCAGGATCACGGACAAAATCGAAGGAAACCCTTGAATGCGGCGTGGGTCCTGGTCAATGGTCAGGTGAAAAGATCGTATGCCAAATGCAAGCTCCCCAATTATGGGGTGTTTGACGAAGAACGGTATTTTCAACCGGGACGAACCAGTCCGGTCTACTGTCTGGGCCCGTTACGAATTGGAATAAATATTTGTGAAGACATATGGTTTGCTGATGGTCCCGCTAGCCAGCAGGCAGCATATGGGGGCGCGCACCTGGTTCTCAACATTAATGCCTCTCCTTATCACGTCGGAAAAACCCACAATCGTGAACGCATGTTAGCCATTCGGGCGAAAGCTAACAATGTAATGGTCAGTTATACCAATATGGTCGGAGGACAGGATGAATTGGTTTTTGATGGGAATAGTCTCGTCATGGATTCCACCGGTGTGGTCCTTTCGCGGGCAAAAGCCTTTGAAGAAGATCTCTTGCTGACCGACCTTCAGATTCCTTCAACACGAACGGGGAAATCCAAGGGGCCTGGAAAAGCATTAAAAATTGATGGGGAAGACATTCGGGTTCCGATGATCCGCATGGGGTGGACGCCGAGATGGCCGAAGTCCGGCGCTCCATGTGTCAGAAGGCTCACACCGGTAATTGGTGAGTTAGAGGAGATATACCGGGCACTCGTGCTAGGAGTGCGAGATTATGTGAAGAAAAATGCCTTCTCCAGGGTTCTTGTCGGTATCAGCGGAGGGATTGATTCCGCTTTGACTGCATTGATTGCCCGAGATGCCTTAGGTGCGTCCAATGTGATGGGTGTAATGATGCCATCCCCCTATACCTCTAGAGAAAGTCGTGTGGATGCTCGTCAGCTAGGAAAAAAATTGGGAATCGAGATGCGGCATCTTTCGATAACGAGAGTGTTTAAGGCTTTGCTTGGGGTGTTGGACAAGTCCTTTCAGGGTTCTCAGGCTGATTCGACGGAAGAAAATTTGCAAGCTCGCATCCGAGGAACACTGCTGATGGCTCTTTCCAATAAATTCGGGTATTTAGTACTGACCACGGGAAATAAAAGCGAAATGAGTGTGGGATATGCCACGCTGTACGGCGATATGGCTGGTGGGTTTGCCGTGATCAAAGATATTCCCAAAACGAAGGTGTATGAGCTTTCTCGTTGGCGAAGTGAGTATAGGGGCTCCAATTTTGACCGGGTGATTATTCCTGAAAGAATTCAGGTGCGTGCTCCTTCTGCGGAGTTGAGGCCCGATCAGACGGATCAGGATACCCTCCCTCCCTATCCGGTCTTAGATGCAATTCTACAAGCCTATGTTGAGGACAATGAGTCAATGGGCAGAATTGTGAAGATGGGCTATGATTCTCATATTGTGCGAACTGTCATGGGGATGGTGGATCGGAGCGAATACAAGCGTCGACAAGCGCCAGTAGGCATTAAAATTACCTCGAGAGCGTTAGGAAAGGATCGGCGCATGCCGATTACAAACCGATATTTTTCTGGAGCTTAA
- a CDS encoding PilN domain-containing protein, whose amino-acid sequence MIEINLARSLQRKVNPHENSRLFCWLVGVAVFVGFGVASWWWTQSLQEQVEALFQEKTIKMQDLAQIKESLDKLQRFNEQKVLLMTFIEQLSDQEREKAWPVKLLNGVSRNVENLDIWLERVQLESRVVELRGQSLALEDIGKFMEGLENDGIIVRLPVVEILDHPGGESDVFPFLIRFVWDQQVTT is encoded by the coding sequence ATGATTGAAATTAATTTGGCTCGTTCACTTCAGCGGAAAGTTAATCCCCATGAGAATTCACGACTGTTTTGTTGGCTAGTGGGTGTGGCGGTATTTGTGGGATTTGGAGTGGCGAGTTGGTGGTGGACACAATCTTTGCAAGAACAAGTTGAGGCCTTGTTTCAAGAAAAAACAATCAAAATGCAGGATCTTGCCCAGATAAAGGAAAGCCTCGATAAATTGCAGCGTTTTAATGAACAAAAAGTCCTCCTTATGACCTTTATCGAGCAGCTCAGTGATCAGGAGAGAGAAAAGGCTTGGCCGGTGAAATTGCTGAATGGAGTCAGTCGAAATGTTGAAAATCTAGATATCTGGTTGGAGCGGGTACAACTTGAATCACGGGTGGTGGAATTGCGGGGACAATCATTGGCACTAGAAGATATCGGTAAATTTATGGAGGGATTGGAGAATGATGGAATAATCGTGCGTTTACCTGTGGTGGAAATTCTTGATCACCCAGGAGGAGAATCAGACGTTTTTCCCTTTCTGATTCGTTTTGTATGGGATCAACAGGTGACTACATGA
- the lptB gene encoding LPS export ABC transporter ATP-binding protein, translating to MPEALAKSLHKISAKDLKKSFKGRQVVRGVSLELLGGEVVGLLGPNGAGKTTIFDMVVGLCQPDHGEIFLNNHEITALPMYKRARRGIGYLPQEASIFRRLSVEDNVLAVLETLDLSTSTRKTRLDELLEELDLTRLRTHGSFTLSGGERRRLEITRALATNPKFLLLDEPFAGIDPIAVGDIQDILTNLKKKNIGILITDHNVQDTLSITDRAYIISEGTILESGPPDVIVNSPKARAVYLGERFKMFQ from the coding sequence ATGCCTGAAGCTCTGGCGAAGTCTCTTCACAAAATTTCTGCCAAAGATTTAAAAAAGAGTTTTAAGGGTCGTCAAGTCGTTAGAGGCGTCAGCTTGGAATTATTGGGAGGAGAAGTTGTCGGACTTCTTGGACCTAATGGTGCTGGTAAGACTACGATTTTCGATATGGTCGTAGGGCTCTGTCAACCAGATCATGGTGAAATTTTTCTCAACAACCATGAAATCACTGCCTTGCCGATGTATAAGCGGGCGAGGCGAGGCATTGGTTATTTACCACAAGAAGCTTCAATTTTTCGGCGGCTCTCGGTGGAAGACAACGTGTTAGCTGTTTTGGAGACATTAGATCTTTCCACTTCTACCCGAAAAACCAGATTAGATGAATTGTTAGAGGAATTGGATCTGACTCGGCTTCGAACGCATGGTTCCTTTACCCTTTCAGGTGGAGAACGTCGACGCTTGGAGATTACGCGAGCATTAGCTACGAACCCAAAATTTTTACTTCTAGATGAGCCTTTTGCCGGAATTGATCCCATTGCGGTGGGAGATATTCAAGATATTTTGACCAATTTAAAAAAGAAAAATATCGGCATTCTGATTACAGACCACAATGTCCAAGACACGCTTTCCATTACCGACCGAGCCTATATAATAAGCGAAGGAACCATTTTAGAAAGTGGTCCACCTGATGTCATTGTAAATAGTCCAAAAGCCAGGGCTGTCTACCTGGGCGAGCGCTTCAAAATGTTCCAATAA